GCAGATCTGATGATCAAATCTTTCCTGAACTTCTCCAGAATCTTCTCTGAAAACTTTCTTTGATCTGGAGGGCGCACGCGCTCAGCTGCTGCTCCCGCCTCAGGGATTTCCCGTCTATTTCAGGGAGCTCTCACGCGCCTGCGTCAATCCAAATATGTCCGACGTGATGACGTCGGCAGCGGCGCTTCAGAGTCCACGCCCCCAGCCGACCGCTTTACGGAGCTCAGACAGACTCAGAACCAACTTCAGGAGCAGGTTCGGACCCGCGCTCCCGGTACCGCCAACTTTCCCGCTCAGCTGGTGCTCGGAGACTCTCGGTAAAGACCGGAAACAGCGGCGGACGCGGCCGGAGCGGCGCCGTGGTTCAGGTGAGCGGCCACCGGCGAGCTAACGGAGCGACAGCCGCggatgctagcttgttgttgttttcttgtttaccGGAAGCTGCTTGTTTACTCCCGCGTGACTCCGCTCGTCCGCGTGTTCCCGGTCAGTCATCCGGGTCGGGAGCGGACTCGGTTCCGGAGCGGTTCCGGTGTGAACGCGACTTTCTGTCTTGTTGTTTGCTAAGATGCCCAATGCGCTTGCGCAACCGCAGCCGCTGCGCTGACTCAGAGCAGCGCCGGTTCTGGACTCGTTACCGGCGGTTTGAGGCCGCTGATTCAGGGGCTTTGTTTGGCGGTTTGGGGGATGAGCGTCTGGTTGGAGGTTTGAATCCCGGGTCTGACTCACCGGTGATCCGGTGACCGTTGCGAAACGTGTCAGGAGGTCCCGGCGGCGTAAACAGGCGCGGACTGTCGCAACTGCGAGGCTCACGCGGGTTTGTTGTCTTTCAGGGCTTCCCGCTGGAATCTGACCCCCCCGCCCCCATGGAGAGCCTGCACCCCCACTGCCTGAAGTGCATCAACCGGCGGTGCATGGTCCGGCCGGACCCCGGGCTGTCCTGTGACCTGATGGGCTGCCCGCTGGTCTGCGGCGCCGTCTTCCACTCCTGTAAGCTGGAGGAGCACCGGCTGCTGTGCCCGCTGGAGCGGCTGCCCTGCCTGAACAGCGGCTTTGGGTGCCCCTTCACCGTCCCCAGAGCCAAGATGGCCCGGCACCTGGAGTCCTGCCCCGCCAGCATCCTCTGCTGCACCATGGAGTGGAACCGCTGGCCCGTCAGCTACGCCGACCGCAAGTCCTACGAGAACCTGAGCAAAGACTTCGACGAGGTGGAGCAGCTGGACATGGCGCTGGCGCTGCAGGACCAGAGGATGCTGCTGGAGTCCCTGAAGGTCGCCACCACCGTGTCGAAGAACGGCGACAAAGACGCGGCCGACGGCCAGAAAATGACCAcggtgggggcggagctgggggGCGGGGCTATGGACGTGGAGGAGGAGCCTTACAGCGATCTGTGCAGATCATCCATGGAGACCAGCAGGAACTTGGTGGCCGCTCTGGACATCCTGACCAACTCCGGCAACATCGACGTGATCGTCGCAAATCTGAGCGGCGAGAAGGCGGACAGGAACGGCGCCGTCTGTAACGGCGACAGTCTGGGAGCCTACGACGGCGAGAAGAGCGTGGAGATGCAGGACTCGGACTCAGACTGCGAGCTGGGCGCCGTGGGTGGGGTCGACTGTGCGGCGGGAACAGATGAGGAGGAGCTGATCTACTGGGAGGATGAGAGCAGGTTCGTGGAGTTGTGTTTCGAGGAAAAGGACGCCGCCGCGGAGGAGCCGATAGACGACGCCAGCGAGGTCTGGCCGCAGATGCCTCCCGACTTCATGCCCGCGGTGTCGCTGGAGGCCCCCGTCCCGCAGCCGGCCCCCCTGGTGCCGTTCCTGCTGCCCGATCACCTGCGGAGCGACTTCCTGCAGCACCTGCCGTCCGTCTTCAGGTACCGGTACCTGGAGCAGCGGCTGCAGAACGCGGAGGTGCTGAGGGGCATCGGGATGTTCACGCTGAACGGGCGCCGGGCGCTGCTGTCCGACCCGTACCTGTTCCGCGCCAAGATGGAGGACAAAGCGGTGGACACGTCGGACCTGGAGGTTCCGGACGACCCCATGGGGCTGCACGGCATCGACCTGATCACCGCCGCCCTGCTCTTCTGCCTGGGCGACTCGCCGGGCGGCCGCGGCATCTCCGACAGCAGGTTCGTGGACGGCTACCACATCGACTTCGGCACGCAGACCTTCTCCTTCCCGTCCGCCATCCTGGCCACCAGCACCATGGTGGGGGACATCGCCTCGGCCTCGGCCTGCGACCACGCCAGCCCGCAGCTGTCCAACCCCAGCCCCTTCCACACGCTGCGGCTGGACCTGGTTCTGGAATGCGTGGCCCGGTACCAAACCAAGCAGCGCTCCATGTTCACCTTCGTCTGCGGGCAGCTGTTCCGCCGGGACGAGTTCTCGTCGCACTTCAAGAACGTCCACGGGGACATCCACGCCGGGCTGAACGGCTGGATGGAGCAGCGCTGCCCGCTGGCCTACTACGGCTGCACCTACTCCCAGCGCCGCTTCTGCCCGTCCGTGCAGGGCTTCCGCATCATCCACGACCGCCACCTCGGCTCCTTCGGCGTGCGGCCGGGGAGCGCCCCGAGGACGCCCCGCGGCGGCGCCTCCCGGTGCGACCAGCTCAGCGACCTGCCCTTCGAGGTGCTGCAGCACGTGGCCAGCTTCCTGGACGGCTTCAGCCTGTGCCAGCTGTCCCGCGTGTCCCGGTCCATGAGGGAGGTGTGCGCCAGCCTGCTGCAGATGCGCGGCATGGTCGTCCTGCTGTGGGAGAAGAGGCGGCGCGGCGACGGCTCGCCGTCATGGCAGATCACCAACAAGGTGAGGATGCTGCAGACTAGAGCCGCCACGACTAGTCGACTCATCGACTATTTGAATAGTTCAAGATGATTTACTGGTGGACTAGTCGTTgtgagtgtagtaaagttggacGTTATAACAGCATTATGTCAacgttttggactattttggtatttattaacagtttttaggcaatttttgggtttagctaatattttagcttcatgctagctcttttggctaatgtgggcttttcagtttttaggctaatttggcattggctaatattttagctggctatcaatttcagcgtcttcagtggccaaattcagctccaGCATCACTGTAGCATCATCACAGATtacgctagtgtgaatatatgaAGTTACTAgctttaaagctaatgatggttaagatccGTGTTTCACATCCACTTAATGCAtgattagtcgagtaatcagaaaaaataatcggtgattcgTCGACTATTGAAAGGATCATTGTAGCAGCTCTACTGCAGTTTGGAGGTCAAGTATTTATCTGTAGATTTACAGttatgtttcacattttttagagtctcttttaagtttttgttacCCAGAGTTCCGTTTCTGGTGAGACCAGGAGTCTAACCGGCGgttccagatccacatgtggatcttttctctccatggtggatcctcaGACAAACATGAGACTGCTGACcagcatgtcgaccgtcagagtcagcataAAAGTTCTGAATCGGTCCGAAGCTTCCTCTGAGGATGGACGGCTTCGGGTCGGTTCCGTTTCTCAGACTGGAGCATAAAGGGGGTGTGTCCTCTCTGTCCCCTTCAGGTGTGGCGCTTCAGCACCGCCTTCGGCACCGTCGACGAGTGGAAGTTCGCCAACATCGCCAGCATGGCCGACCACCTGAAGACCTGCCGGTTCAACACGGTGACCCGGCGGGAGGAGGCCGTCCCGCTGCCCTGCATGTGCTTCACCAGGGAGCTCACCAGGGAGGGGCGCTCGCTGCGCTCCGTGCTCAAACCCGTGGCGTGACGTTTAGTGGGTACAGACCAGGTCGGACCTTCGTCCTGACGTCGGCCCTCTCTGGAGGAGGGGGCGGTTCTGGTTCCACTGACAGCAGAGCGTCCACGCCGGCGTGGCGCTTTGGTTTAAACCGACCCACCTGTGAGCGCCGCCTCCACGCCGGCCGCTCTGCTGCGGTTCTCGTCCTGCCGGACCCGCTAGCACTCATGTAGCATCTCCCGCGGTTGGCGTGCAGGAAGCGTCCGAGCCCGTA
The genomic region above belongs to Oryzias melastigma strain HK-1 linkage group LG22, ASM292280v2, whole genome shotgun sequence and contains:
- the fbxo30a gene encoding F-box only protein 30a: MESLHPHCLKCINRRCMVRPDPGLSCDLMGCPLVCGAVFHSCKLEEHRLLCPLERLPCLNSGFGCPFTVPRAKMARHLESCPASILCCTMEWNRWPVSYADRKSYENLSKDFDEVEQLDMALALQDQRMLLESLKVATTVSKNGDKDAADGQKMTTVGAELGGGAMDVEEEPYSDLCRSSMETSRNLVAALDILTNSGNIDVIVANLSGEKADRNGAVCNGDSLGAYDGEKSVEMQDSDSDCELGAVGGVDCAAGTDEEELIYWEDESRFVELCFEEKDAAAEEPIDDASEVWPQMPPDFMPAVSLEAPVPQPAPLVPFLLPDHLRSDFLQHLPSVFRYRYLEQRLQNAEVLRGIGMFTLNGRRALLSDPYLFRAKMEDKAVDTSDLEVPDDPMGLHGIDLITAALLFCLGDSPGGRGISDSRFVDGYHIDFGTQTFSFPSAILATSTMVGDIASASACDHASPQLSNPSPFHTLRLDLVLECVARYQTKQRSMFTFVCGQLFRRDEFSSHFKNVHGDIHAGLNGWMEQRCPLAYYGCTYSQRRFCPSVQGFRIIHDRHLGSFGVRPGSAPRTPRGGASRCDQLSDLPFEVLQHVASFLDGFSLCQLSRVSRSMREVCASLLQMRGMVVLLWEKRRRGDGSPSWQITNKVWRFSTAFGTVDEWKFANIASMADHLKTCRFNTVTRREEAVPLPCMCFTRELTREGRSLRSVLKPVA